tgtttGCCGAAGTGTATTGGGCGTGCTGGGCAACATTGGATCCTTGCTCCTGGTGCCAAGTTCCAAGTTCCAGTTGGCCATAAATTTCTGGTTGTTGTTGCCCACTCCGACAGCTTTCAGCCAAGTCTACAGATAGGATAGCGGGCGACGGGGCGTGAAGGCCCCAGAGCAAGGATGTGTATTTTGTAATTACAAGGAATTCTATTTTATCATCCTGGCACTGCAGCTTGTGTGTTGGTAGCAGCTCTTTCGAGTTTTGTTTGCTGTTTCGACTAAATCAATTTGCCCAGGCAGAATATAGAAGCACTTTCAAATTAGCATCCATTTAATGCAGGCTTTAAGCGGCTTTTACCCAGCTGCCTTGATAATCATACTTCGCACTTTTCACAAAGTTAACCTTTGATTCAATTTATCAACTTCAATAAAAAGTGAGACAAAAAAAtcaacacacactcacacacaaacACCGCAAAAACCAGAGTACATAAAAAGGGAGCGCGGTGAAGACTTGGGCAAAGTTGCGCCTGCGAATCGCAAAGGACTAACGACATCCTTTGAACGCTCGAAAATAATCCCACAAAAACCGAGAGCTTAACTTTTTCAGAACGGGGTGAGCTCGGAACTGGTTGCATTcgcttatttttttggccaaagccCTTTTTTGCAATTTCTGTAGTTTAGCACAAAGTTGAAACGTCAACGCTGTCTGATTCTGATCGTGTGCCACCAGCAACAAAGGCAACATTGTCCTTTCTGATGGATGGATAGATGCACCGCACGAATGGATGGCAGAATGGCTATAAGGATGTATAGATGGGCAAAAGCCAACCAGCCAAGTTAACTAGGCTAAGTTGATTTCCCCTGCCGCGGCTTTTGAGGTTTTGCTTGTGTGTCATTGAGGAATTATCCATATGAATAACTATGATTTATGAGATAATCCCAGTTTATAAAATAacagtttttcatttttcatttacTTAACATAATATTggcatttaataatattattaaattattggcACCTTTAATCGAAACTTAAATAAGCAGGAAAGACATTCCTAGGGAATATGTTTTTGTTCCCAAAAAAAACTTCACTTTCTGTGTCCCCATTCTCCAAAGTCCCATGAATTTACTCGGCACTGGATTCCATCATCAATTTCTGTCGATAGATAAACAATGTTTACCTACACCAGAAACACAAGAGCTGGCACCCAAATGCAGAAGGATATCTGCcaatacatatgtatctatGTACATATGAATGTATATATCCAATATCCAACAAGTCTGAAATACAATCACAGCTGGTACTCGGAAGTGGAAAGACtgtatttatttgttgtaATAATATTAGTTTTTGCATTTATGTGCAAATGCGAGAAACATCTTTGTTTTGCTCATCTTTCACCGGACCTGAGCATCCTCGGAAATAAGATTAATGCAATTGGGAAATCCAACTTCGGCCAGTTGCTCCCGGTTATTTCGGcttctgtttatttttgtccTTGTCACGGAAAATATAGGAaatgatatatgtatatttatttgtgcGCTAGCATTTCATTAATTGTGTTTTCGACTATCCTGCAAGTGCCTTCAACATCTTCGCTGGGCAGCCGatttattaaacaaacaagaaaCTTTAGCAAATGGCTGTCTATGTGTAGATTAAATCATAGGAACGTATTTAAACCAATATTTCAATTGTTTTCCTAATTTACTTTTTATATGTAAATTACCAACCAACCATCAGTTTAACCATCGTCCCTTCCATGTATTATTGAGAATTTGGctttctatatttttatatttttttctatattttaaagcaaaattaCAAATATTCGACCTAAAaaccgtttaaggtattctgctCAAAACCCTGATAATTATTGGTAAAGTTATAGGCTTTCCTGTGGAACATTTTGTAAGGGAATCTACCGTAAAGATTTacaataaatctaaaaaatattttgtgctcaAATTTCGATGcagatttaaaaataatccatccacaaatcgtttaaggtattccgctcaagaatctgatgatttttggcaaagttATGGTCTTCTCTGTGGGCCATTTTGTCCAGCCcagcattttgcacattttgtcaggggatcccctggaaaaatgtacaaaaaatctaaaatatattttttgttcgggttttgatgcagatttaaagataatccatccacaaatcgtttaaggtattccgctcaagaatctgatgatttttggcaaagttATGGTCTTCTCCGTGGGCCATTTTGTCCAGCCcagcattttgcacattttgtcaggggatcccctggaaaaatttacaaaaaatctaaaaaatattttgtgttcgGGTTTTGACGCAGATTTAAAGATAAtccatccacaaatcgtttaaggtattccgctcaagaatctgatgattTTCGGCAAAGTTATGGTCTTCTCTGTGGGCCATTTTGTCCAGCcctgcattttccacattttgtaAGGGGATCGCCtagaaaaatttacaaaaaatctaaaaaatattttgtgttcgGGTTTTGATACAGATTTAAAGATAATCCATCCACAAATCGGttaaggtagtccgctcaagaatctgatgatttttggcaaagttATGGTCTTCTCTGTGGGCCATTTTGTCCAGCCCagcatttttcacattttgtcAGGGAATCCCCtggaaaaatttacaaaaaatcttaaaaatatttttgtttcgggttttgatgcagatttaaagataatccatctacaaatcgtttcaGGTATTTCAggtattattttattccaataaaataaaatcaaattgaTATATAAAattctttcatttttattttatttagacTTTTTAGGAATTTGGTAAGGCCCAAATGCGCGAACATGCTCCCGAATTCGCACCGCATTAATGGCAATGAAGCCACCAGCGTCCTGAGGCACGTATCCCCCATGGACATCCATTGAGACTAGTTGCTCATTGTACAAGGCACCCACCTCGTCAGCAGCCTTTCGGGCGATGGCGCGGCAGTAGCCGGGAGCCAATTCCACGGTCACTTGCCCGGACACCCTCTCTTCCGCCAGTTCAATGCACTTGCGAACATAAATGGCCTCCGGACTAAACCAAAATCCATTGTACACATAGTCAGCCATGCGGTCCCTTAGGATTTGCTTTGTGCGAAGCACCTCCCGGTCCAGAGCGAATACCTCTAGGTCCTGGTGGGCCGTAAAAAGAATATTTCCACCCGGCGTCTCGTACACTCCTCGGGATTTTAGGCCCACATACCGATTTTCCACAATGTCAATCCGCCCGATGCCATAGGAACCTCCCAGTTTGTTCAGGAAACGTAGAATCTCCAGGGGCTGACTAAACACCTGACCGTTGGACAAATTCTTAACGCTGGTGGGCAGCCCCTGGCGGAACTCGATGGAGAGACGAGCGGGTTGACTTGGTGCTTGGGTCAGCGGATCGACGGTCATCTCGTACAGGCTGCTAGGCGCCACGGTATTGGGTTCCTCGAGTATCCCGGACTCGTAGCTGATGTGAAGAATGTTAGCGTCGGTGCTCCAGGGAGTGGCCGGCTTGGCACTCACCTCGATGCCGTGCTTTTGGGCGTAGGCGATAAGGTCCTGACGGCCCTGAAAGCGGCGACAGAACTCCTCGTTTCGCCAAGGTGCtattatcttaaaaataaaaagaaaccatTAATTACCTAATTCattgtaaaaaataaagtttttaacaaattaatCTCAAGTACCCGTAGCTTATCAGAAttgtgcttttttttaaagaatataaacTGGGTAATGATAAGGCAACAGAGCGTCTGTCAGTGGTTTTGCTTATCTATCAGCTTGACGCTGTTTGGGATCTTACACTCACTTTTAAGTCCGGCTGAAGAGCATAGGCACAAAGCTCGAAGCGCACCTGGTCGTTGCCTTTTCCTGTGGCACCGTGAGCCAGATACTTGGCGCCACACTGATTGGCTGCCTCCATAAGAGCCACACTGATGCAGGGCCGGGCTAGCGAAGTGCCCAATAGGTATCGCTCCTCGTAAACGAGACCCATCTGGATAGCCGGCCAGATGTAGTCCTCCACGAAAGTTTTCTTGACATCAGATACAATTACCTTAGAATGCAAATTATAGATAAAACAAAAGcgcttttaaaaatataggtTTAAGTCTATTTTACCTTTTTGGCTCCTATTTTCAGAGCCTTTTTCTCTGCTGCGACAAAGTCCTCTTTTTGGCCCACATCAGCCAGAACGCAGATGACATCATACTTCTGATCCAACAACCACTTGAGGATACAGCTCGTATCCAGGCCTCCAGAGTAGGCTAAGATCACAGTTTCTCCCGCCATGTTTCGTACACACGACTTTCTTCGTTTAGTGGTGCAAAGACACTGAAGGCCCGCAGATTCTGTGGAGCTAATATCAGTCTAATCGAGCGCAGCTATCAACCCACACGTGCTATCGCCAATCGTCACTCGGACTAGTGCTCGATTTGGCTGATAAGCGGCTTTAAAGGTCCCGAAAGCACACACTGTTTTAGCCCAAGTTCAAGTTGCGCGCGCAAAAATATTCGTAGCTTTATCGGTGTGGTGGCCCCGGTAAATTCAAACGAAGGAAAAAAAGAGAACGGTCCATAAACGGTAAGAAAGATTATTAAATATAGAATAGCAAGAATGCaaattttcttaaacaaattaattacaatttacAAATACAAAACTGAATTATTAACAGAGACTAAtagttttaatagtttttgctATAACATCGATATTTTTATATAGTCCGTTATCGTATTCGTTATTCGTTATCGGTTGGGTCTCGTtatccgtttttttttaatcagttTTCAATTGATGAAAGTATGGGTCACGGTAAACTTAGTattgatttaaattaaatattgattttatcaATAATTCTCTTCAATATTTAGGAAACGTCTGGGAAAAGTTTCTGCTTGATGTCAAAGAGGCGGACAGACTCAAAAGCTTATCAAACGAAAGGGTTATAAACGATCTGAAGGAAGGGCTGAGCGTTAAAAATATCGAcagtaccatttatgaatttGGATCGCGGATTGTGGGCGTGGCTAATTCGAATTCTGATTTGGATCTTTATGTAGATATTGGTAAGTATTAATACCAGTAAAGCTTCTCCCAAATTCTTAAAAACGATTTCTTTGGCAGCtaacataaattttatttctatacTGCAACCCGAAACTGTCAGGAGCAAtcacaataaaatattttccgcCATTAAATGGAATTACTCGAAATGGGCCATTGTAGACAATTTATCATCCGTCAGTTGCCCCATAATTATCGCGAAGCATAAAAGTACAGGCCTCATGTGCGACATAAGCAGCTCGAGTCCCATGGCTGTTTACCAAAACTTTTTGGTTATCTACCTTTTTGAAATTCAACCAATTGGTAGTTGTGTTAATAATGCGTATAACTGGAAAATCTAACATAATTTATACTTCTAGCCAGGTACATGGTGATTTATGTGCGTGCGTGGCTCAAGAAACATGGTCTAGATGGTTTTCGGAGCCATATAATCATCTTGATGGTTATATTCTTTTTGCAAATTCGTGGAAAGCTGCCGGCCATCAAAAAACTACAAGATGGTCTCTCTCCAAACCTATACCGTAAGTCAGATCAACCTAATCATATagttatcaaaaataaattcatctAACCATTGATAGCTTTTACAATGCATTTTGTAAATTATGACTTGGCCCATTTTAACATGAGCGAAATACCAATTAACAAAAAGGAGTGCAGCGATGtcctttttgatttttttaaatactacTCTACATTCAACTTTAGCCAAGTGGCCGTGTGCTGCTATATTGGCATGGAAAAAACTTTCAAGGAAAGGCGTTTCTGCTTGCCGGATCGGTAGGAAGAAATATTATTCTCCAAAGCTTACTTATTTATCTTATGCTTTATACAGATTCCAAGATACATTATCGCATGAGGCAGCTGATGTAATGATTTATGATTTCATTAACGTCGCTGAGAACATAGCCGCGTCCATAAATGGACTTCAGTTAAATGATTTGCAAACAAAAATGGCCCAACAATTGCAATCAACATTTTTTTGATACAAAATTTGTAGGTCACTGAAAACCTAAAAGGTTTTATACACAAATAAAGTACAAATATCTTTTATGCGAATAAAAGATACAAATGGAGCCACCCCTTAGAATTTGCCTTGATTTAATTACACTTGACCCCGATGTTCGATTCGATTATCTGGGATGTCAGTTAAAAAATCGTGCTTCTTGGCGGAATCCTTGACAAGTACAGTAGAGCTTATCTAAAAtagttattaattatttttttttattgggttATTGAGTGTTATTGGCACTTTTATGCAAATAGATATAAGTTTCTTCAGTTAATAATAGTTTCATCTGACCTTTGACCACTGAGGTTTGACAGAACTTTCCCATTTCCACCACGATTCTGGATCGGTCAAGTTCGTAGGTTGTTCTCTCGCTTCAGTGAGCAGGCCTGATTAATTAATAAGTCTATTCTGAGGCATTTACATAGATTAAAATCTAAATGGGATAGTGAGTATAAAAGGAGCGGAAAGGACCGAAAGTGGGCAGGAAAAGGCTGAGATGCGTCCCCGATTGCAGCTCCGTTTGGGTAAACTCCTCGTTCTGGCATTTACCCTATGCACAGTCATAGTCCAGGCCACAGAGTAAGTATAAAAAACTTTACAGAATTAAACCGAAATCTATAAGTAATTTATAACTAGTAATAGTTACACCTGCTGATAACAAATCGAAATATTAGTTTATCTTTTTATAGATGGCCCTGTAGCCCAAACCCTGGGCAAGATGTCGAATCGGAGTGCCCGGACAACTACTTCACCTTGGAAGACACTCCATCGGGCTGCCCAGACATAAGGTTCTGCTATCTGGGGTTAAACCAGACCTGCAATAACAGCTTAACCGAGAGCCGGTGTGAAGTCGAGCTACGATGTCTGTGCAACAGGTGTTTAGGATGTGACGAGAATTTTAATTGTGTTGACATTCCAATGATATGCGAGGTAATTGAATTCCCAATGGAGGAGAAACGCATGTCCTACCGGCCACCAATCCGTGCACCTATTCACCCGCCGATCCGTGCACCTATCCACCCGTCGATCCACGCACCTATCCACCAGCATATCGGCATACCCTGGTTTCTGAGGCGTGGGCTTGAAAGACAAGGCCGCTATCCTCACTCATATACGAAAAAGACCTAATTCCATGGAGCCTGATACCCGAACCCAGCGCAGACCCCTGACTACCCTTCGCCAATGTttatcaatacgatatttttaatgaatgaCTATTTTAACCGCAAATAAAGGCCTAAGCATTGCAAATTGGTAATTTAATGAATAAGAAATacagaaataaaagaatatatttccTCGGTAAAAAtgcatattttgaaaatatgaTATGACCG
The Drosophila bipectinata strain 14024-0381.07 chromosome 3R, DbipHiC1v2, whole genome shotgun sequence DNA segment above includes these coding regions:
- the Ass gene encoding argininosuccinate synthase; translation: MAGETVILAYSGGLDTSCILKWLLDQKYDVICVLADVGQKEDFVAAEKKALKIGAKKVIVSDVKKTFVEDYIWPAIQMGLVYEERYLLGTSLARPCISVALMEAANQCGAKYLAHGATGKGNDQVRFELCAYALQPDLKIIAPWRNEEFCRRFQGRQDLIAYAQKHGIEVSAKPATPWSTDANILHISYESGILEEPNTVAPSSLYEMTVDPLTQAPSQPARLSIEFRQGLPTSVKNLSNGQVFSQPLEILRFLNKLGGSYGIGRIDIVENRYVGLKSRGVYETPGGNILFTAHQDLEVFALDREVLRTKQILRDRMADYVYNGFWFSPEAIYVRKCIELAEERVSGQVTVELAPGYCRAIARKAADEVGALYNEQLVSMDVHGGYVPQDAGGFIAINAVRIREHVRAFGPYQIPKKSK
- the LOC138926734 gene encoding terminal uridylyltransferase Tailor-like, encoding MGHGNVWEKFLLDVKEADRLKSLSNERVINDLKEGLSVKNIDSTIYEFGSRIVGVANSNSDLDLYVDIANINFISILQPETVRSNHNKIFSAIKWNYSKWAIVDNLSSVSCPIIIAKHKSTGLMCDISSSSPMAVYQNFLVIYLFEIQPIARYMVIYVRAWLKKHGLDGFRSHIIILMVIFFLQIRGKLPAIKKLQDGLSPNLYPFTMHFVNYDLAHFNMSEIPINKKECSDVLFDFFKYYSTFNFSQVAVCCYIGMEKTFKERRFCLPDRFQDTLSHEAADVMIYDFINVAENIAASINGLQLNDLQTKMAQQLQSTFF